The following proteins come from a genomic window of Streptomyces sp. NBC_00539:
- a CDS encoding Fur family transcriptional regulator, which yields MSDLLERLRGRGWRMTAQRRVVAQVLDGDHVHLTADEVHARAVRLLPEISRATVYNALGELVLLGEVVEVSTDGRAKRYDPNARRPHQHLVCSGCGLIRDVHPSGDPLAHLPSDERFGFTLSGVEVTYRGLCPSCV from the coding sequence ATGAGTGACCTGCTGGAGCGGCTACGGGGGCGCGGCTGGCGAATGACGGCCCAGCGACGGGTCGTTGCGCAGGTGCTCGACGGCGACCACGTGCACCTCACGGCCGACGAGGTGCACGCCCGTGCGGTCCGGCTGCTGCCGGAGATCTCCCGGGCCACCGTCTACAACGCCCTGGGTGAACTCGTCCTGCTCGGCGAGGTCGTGGAGGTCTCCACCGACGGCCGCGCCAAGCGCTACGACCCCAACGCCCGTCGGCCGCACCAGCACCTGGTCTGCTCCGGATGCGGCCTCATCCGCGACGTCCACCCGTCCGGCGACCCACTGGCCCACCTCCCCTCCGACGAGCGCTTCGGCTTCACCCTCTCCGGCGTCGAGGTCACCTACCGAGGACTGTGCCCCTCCTGCGTTTGA
- a CDS encoding hemerythrin domain-containing protein, which yields MAVEQDVVAVILEDHRRMEDLFRRMRSVEADRAAALREFAALLIAHGEAEEAEVYGALKRFKGVDDEEVDHGSEEHDEGNEALLALLEVGEVGSDEWDERLEELAKAVTHHIDEEERTILNGARESVPDDRRAELGAAFLRERERLLDSDCGSVENVRAVVRG from the coding sequence ATGGCAGTGGAACAGGACGTCGTCGCGGTGATCCTCGAGGACCACCGGCGCATGGAGGACCTCTTCCGTCGGATGCGGAGCGTCGAAGCCGACCGCGCGGCGGCGCTGCGCGAGTTCGCCGCGCTGCTCATCGCGCACGGCGAGGCCGAGGAGGCGGAGGTCTACGGCGCTCTCAAGCGGTTCAAGGGAGTGGACGACGAGGAAGTGGACCACGGCTCCGAGGAGCACGACGAGGGGAACGAGGCCCTGCTGGCGCTGCTGGAAGTCGGCGAAGTCGGCTCGGACGAGTGGGACGAGCGCCTGGAGGAACTGGCCAAGGCGGTGACGCACCACATCGACGAGGAGGAGCGGACGATCCTCAACGGTGCCAGGGAGAGCGTGCCCGATGACCGGCGCGCCGAGCTGGGGGCGGCGTTCCTGCGCGAGCGCGAGCGGCTGTTGGACTCCGACTGCGGCAGCGTCGAGAACGTCCGCGCCGTGGTACGGGGATGA
- a CDS encoding cation diffusion facilitator family transporter has protein sequence MSARGAAQTTGTGRPAEGSAGQDGETRLTVWVALAANLAICVAKAIGGVIAGSPALLSEAAHSVADSINEVFLLASVKRSRRPADRRHPFGYGKERFFWSLLAAVGIFVTGGCFSVFQGVEALRAGGGESHSGYVIGLIVLFVALLAESASLLRAVLQVRRAAREAGHGLVAEVRAGRDPALRTVLAEDSTACLGVVLAMAGMALHMATGEVAYEAGASILIGVLLVYVAYVLGKQARTQLIGEAVDPGLQDEIRADLERQPEIDSVTSLLTMRLGPDSALLAASIDLTAGYDSETVEDAMVRIRTGLKERWPELDQVFLDVTDAAASRRAGVRGPAQ, from the coding sequence ATGAGCGCACGGGGGGCGGCGCAGACGACGGGGACCGGGCGCCCGGCGGAGGGGTCCGCCGGCCAGGACGGCGAGACACGGCTCACGGTGTGGGTGGCCCTCGCGGCGAACCTCGCCATCTGCGTGGCCAAGGCGATCGGCGGAGTCATCGCCGGCTCACCCGCCCTGCTCTCGGAGGCGGCGCACTCCGTGGCCGATTCCATCAACGAGGTGTTCCTGCTGGCGTCGGTCAAGCGCAGCAGGCGCCCCGCCGACAGGCGGCACCCGTTCGGCTACGGCAAGGAACGCTTCTTCTGGTCGCTGCTCGCCGCCGTCGGCATCTTCGTCACGGGTGGCTGCTTCTCGGTCTTCCAGGGCGTCGAGGCCTTGCGCGCGGGCGGCGGTGAATCGCACAGCGGGTACGTGATCGGCCTGATCGTGCTCTTCGTGGCGCTCCTGGCCGAGAGCGCCTCCCTCCTGCGGGCCGTCCTCCAGGTACGCCGCGCGGCGCGGGAAGCCGGCCACGGCCTGGTGGCGGAGGTGCGCGCCGGGCGCGACCCCGCCCTGCGCACGGTCCTGGCGGAGGACAGCACGGCCTGCCTGGGCGTCGTCCTGGCCATGGCGGGGATGGCGCTGCACATGGCGACGGGCGAGGTGGCGTACGAGGCGGGCGCCTCCATACTCATCGGCGTCCTGCTCGTGTACGTCGCCTACGTCCTCGGCAAGCAGGCCCGTACGCAGCTGATCGGCGAGGCGGTCGACCCGGGGCTGCAGGACGAAATCCGCGCGGACCTCGAACGCCAGCCGGAGATCGACTCGGTGACCTCGCTGCTGACCATGCGGCTCGGGCCCGATTCGGCGCTCCTCGCCGCGAGCATCGACCTGACGGCCGGGTACGACAGCGAGACCGTCGAGGACGCGATGGTGCGCATCCGCACCGGCCTCAAGGAACGCTGGCCCGAGCTGGACCAGGTGTTCCTCGACGTGACGGACGCCGCGGCCTCCCGCCGGGCCGGCGTACGGGGACCGGCTCAGTAG
- a CDS encoding VOC family protein produces MTPALPPDDRPTHGALHHVEIWVPDLARAVATFGWLLKALGYTPYQDWSGGRSWRLGPVYLVFEQSPALTAGHHDRRRPGLNHLAFHVEDAAAVEALAARAQRHGWRLLFGDRHPHAGGAGHYAAYLENEDGFEVELVALP; encoded by the coding sequence ATGACGCCTGCGCTCCCGCCCGACGACCGGCCGACGCACGGTGCGCTGCACCACGTCGAGATCTGGGTGCCCGACCTCGCCCGCGCGGTCGCCACGTTCGGCTGGCTGCTCAAGGCGCTGGGGTACACGCCGTACCAGGACTGGAGCGGGGGACGGAGCTGGCGGCTCGGCCCGGTGTACCTCGTCTTCGAACAGTCCCCGGCCCTCACCGCCGGCCACCACGACCGTCGCCGCCCCGGGCTGAACCACCTGGCGTTCCACGTCGAGGACGCCGCCGCGGTGGAGGCGTTGGCCGCGCGGGCGCAGCGGCACGGCTGGCGGCTGCTGTTCGGCGACCGGCACCCGCACGCCGGGGGCGCGGGTCACTACGCGGCCTACCTGGAGAACGAGGACGGCTTCGAGGTCGAGCTCGTCGCACTGCCCTGA
- a CDS encoding cellulose binding domain-containing protein: MAGNSHRRTTGPKAKAAAALAVAAAVGGGAVALTGTAQAASVSAAFTKSSSWTTGYTGQYVITNRTGTPLRDWTLEFDLPAGTALSSLWNGEQTVSGRHVTVKPPRWDSAGLAPGASLTVGFVTSATGGAGNPTGCLVNKEKCSPSTGSTPSPSGRPTTRPTSAPTAAPSTGPTSRPTAAPTATATSEPAPTGTPGGGGTTSAGFAPYVDTSLYPAHDLLDTVAKTGVKEFNLAFVTSGGGCTPLWGGTTALDADRVASQISALRAKGGDVRVSFGGAAGSELALACDSAPALAAAYGKVIDTYGLTKVDFDIEGGALPNAAANTRRAQAIARLQKSHPGLDVSFTLPVMPEGLTQAGLDLLADARHNGVAIAAVNIMAMDYGPAYAADMGGYAIQAATATQAQIKSVLGLSDAAAWKTVAVTPMIGVNDVAAEVFTVEDAAQLASFARSKGIGRLAMWSAARDRQCAGGAKDHADPTCSSVVQEPLAFTKALAALR, translated from the coding sequence ATGGCTGGCAATTCCCACCGCCGCACCACGGGTCCCAAGGCGAAGGCGGCAGCGGCCCTGGCCGTCGCGGCGGCCGTCGGCGGCGGCGCCGTCGCCCTGACGGGCACCGCCCAAGCGGCCTCCGTCAGCGCGGCGTTCACCAAATCGAGCAGCTGGACCACCGGTTACACCGGGCAGTACGTGATCACCAACCGGACCGGCACCCCGCTGAGGGACTGGACCCTCGAATTCGACCTGCCCGCCGGCACGGCCCTCTCCTCCCTCTGGAACGGCGAACAGACCGTCAGCGGGCGCCACGTGACGGTCAAGCCGCCCCGCTGGGACAGCGCGGGGCTCGCCCCCGGCGCCTCCCTCACCGTCGGGTTCGTCACCTCCGCGACCGGCGGCGCCGGCAACCCCACGGGCTGCCTCGTCAACAAGGAGAAGTGCTCCCCGAGCACCGGATCCACCCCCTCGCCCAGCGGGCGGCCGACCACCCGCCCCACCTCCGCCCCGACGGCGGCCCCGTCCACCGGGCCCACCTCCCGGCCCACGGCCGCACCCACCGCGACGGCCACCTCCGAGCCCGCCCCCACCGGCACCCCGGGCGGCGGGGGCACGACCTCCGCCGGATTCGCGCCGTACGTGGACACCTCGCTCTACCCGGCCCACGACCTCCTCGACACCGTCGCGAAGACCGGCGTCAAGGAGTTCAACCTCGCCTTCGTCACCTCGGGCGGCGGCTGCACACCGCTCTGGGGCGGGACCACCGCCCTGGACGCCGACCGGGTCGCCTCCCAGATCTCCGCGCTGCGGGCCAAGGGCGGTGACGTGCGCGTATCGTTCGGCGGCGCCGCCGGCTCCGAGCTGGCTCTGGCCTGCGACTCCGCCCCCGCCCTCGCCGCCGCCTACGGCAAGGTCATCGACACCTACGGACTGACCAAGGTCGACTTCGACATCGAGGGCGGTGCCCTGCCCAACGCCGCGGCGAACACCCGCAGGGCGCAGGCCATCGCCCGGCTCCAGAAGAGCCACCCCGGACTCGACGTCTCCTTCACCCTCCCGGTGATGCCGGAGGGCCTCACCCAGGCCGGCCTCGACCTGCTCGCCGACGCCCGGCACAACGGGGTGGCGATCGCCGCCGTCAACATCATGGCCATGGACTACGGGCCCGCCTACGCGGCGGACATGGGCGGGTACGCCATCCAGGCCGCGACCGCGACGCAGGCGCAGATCAAGTCGGTTCTCGGTCTCTCCGACGCCGCGGCGTGGAAGACGGTGGCCGTGACGCCGATGATCGGGGTCAACGACGTGGCCGCCGAGGTCTTCACGGTCGAGGACGCCGCCCAGCTGGCGTCCTTCGCCCGCTCCAAGGGCATCGGCCGGCTCGCGATGTGGTCCGCCGCCCGGGACAGGCAGTGCGCCGGCGGCGCCAAGGACCACGCCGACCCGACCTGCTCCTCCGTCGTCCAGGAACCGCTGGCCTTCACCAAGGCCCTCGCCGCACTCCGCTGA
- a CDS encoding phospholipase D-like domain-containing protein, with protein MTSGVPSATCEPAEEPAAPGADERIVRIRRRLERLIGIAATEGNSLRPLRNGDEIFAAMLSSIEEARHTVDMMTFVYWRGDIARRFAAALAARARAGLRVRLLLDGFGSRLIEPELLEEMDAAGVQVAWFRKPLYLSPLKQNHRCHRKVLVVDEQTAFTGGVGIAQEWCGDARNPGEWRDTHVEVRGPAVDGIAAAFAQNWAECHAELFDDRDRFVGHEPSGDAIVQVVRGSASFGWQDMQTLIRVILESAEERVRLATAYFAPDTYFVDLLCATARRGVEVQILLPGPHTDKRVCRLAGQRHYEALTASGVRIFEYQPTMMHAKIITMDGVVSLIGSTNFNRRSLDHDEEVMLAVMDRSFTAVLDGHYDTDLKASDPIRPGRWKDRSLAQRAREAAVLPIRRYL; from the coding sequence ATGACCAGCGGAGTGCCATCGGCCACCTGCGAACCGGCCGAAGAGCCGGCAGCCCCCGGAGCGGACGAACGGATCGTCCGGATCCGCAGGCGCCTGGAACGGCTCATAGGCATCGCCGCGACCGAGGGCAACAGTCTGCGTCCGCTGCGCAACGGAGACGAGATCTTCGCGGCGATGCTGTCCTCGATCGAGGAGGCCCGCCACACGGTGGACATGATGACCTTCGTCTACTGGCGCGGGGACATCGCCCGCCGGTTCGCCGCGGCACTGGCCGCCCGGGCCCGTGCCGGTCTGCGGGTCCGTCTCCTCCTGGACGGGTTCGGGAGCCGTCTCATAGAGCCCGAGCTCCTGGAGGAGATGGACGCCGCGGGGGTGCAGGTGGCCTGGTTCCGCAAGCCCCTCTACCTCTCCCCGCTCAAGCAGAACCACCGCTGTCACCGCAAGGTGCTGGTGGTGGACGAACAGACCGCGTTCACCGGCGGCGTCGGCATCGCGCAGGAGTGGTGCGGCGACGCCCGCAATCCCGGGGAGTGGCGTGACACGCACGTCGAGGTGCGCGGTCCGGCCGTCGACGGCATCGCCGCGGCGTTCGCCCAGAACTGGGCGGAGTGCCATGCGGAGCTCTTCGACGACCGGGACCGCTTCGTCGGGCACGAACCGTCGGGCGATGCGATCGTGCAGGTCGTACGCGGGTCGGCGAGCTTCGGCTGGCAGGACATGCAGACCCTGATCCGCGTCATCCTGGAGTCGGCCGAGGAGCGGGTGCGTCTGGCCACGGCCTACTTCGCGCCCGACACGTACTTCGTCGACCTGCTGTGCGCGACGGCGCGTCGCGGCGTGGAGGTCCAGATCCTGCTGCCCGGCCCCCACACGGACAAGCGGGTGTGCCGGCTGGCGGGCCAGCGTCACTACGAAGCGCTGACCGCCAGCGGTGTGAGGATCTTCGAATACCAGCCGACCATGATGCACGCCAAGATCATCACCATGGACGGGGTCGTCTCACTGATCGGCTCCACCAACTTCAACCGGCGCTCCCTGGACCACGACGAAGAGGTGATGCTCGCCGTCATGGACCGGAGCTTCACCGCCGTTCTCGACGGGCACTACGACACCGACCTCAAGGCCAGTGACCCCATCCGCCCCGGCAGATGGAAGGACCGCTCCCTCGCGCAGCGCGCACGCGAGGCCGCGGTCCTGCCCATCCGCCGTTATCTGTGA
- a CDS encoding ATP-binding protein yields MSALVLHRFPLEPFPYDRWLAGLDGGVVMIAARDKIVAGREPVPDGPGGYRHLELIDTFDDEDLVDRLARDLIQEYGVTHVIAHHEADLIRAAALREKFGLPGQLPEEVLPFRDKVLMKRKLAAAGIAVAPHTLPRTADEARAFAAEHGLPLVFKARDGFGSVGLRTVRSVEELEQHLSEAFAPGAGPREDLLLEAYVPGRMCHVDGVVAGGRTVMAWPSQYQYELSSFQADSGARVDLTLDPSDPLSPRLLELAQAALAALGGPADFAFHAEVFHTPDDRLVVCEVAARPAGARIREVLTAVFGVHPVELASRAHTGLRLPALERLPEGGRLEPLRMAGQVLMMKRPGTVRGIPATPEEPWVEFYGVFAEPGEVLAEAALSSDFLAAAVLSAPTREECEKRLRELGARFEAEIVID; encoded by the coding sequence GTGAGCGCGCTCGTACTGCACCGGTTCCCGCTGGAGCCCTTCCCGTACGACCGGTGGCTGGCGGGGCTCGACGGCGGCGTGGTGATGATCGCCGCCCGGGACAAGATCGTGGCGGGCCGCGAGCCGGTCCCGGACGGGCCCGGCGGATACCGCCACCTCGAACTCATCGACACGTTCGACGACGAGGACCTCGTCGACCGGCTCGCCCGTGACCTGATCCAGGAATACGGGGTGACCCACGTCATCGCGCACCACGAGGCGGACCTGATCCGGGCCGCCGCCCTGCGGGAGAAGTTCGGCCTGCCCGGCCAGCTGCCCGAGGAGGTGCTGCCCTTCCGGGACAAGGTCCTGATGAAGCGGAAACTGGCGGCGGCGGGCATCGCCGTCGCCCCGCACACCCTGCCCCGGACGGCGGACGAGGCGCGTGCGTTCGCGGCGGAGCACGGACTGCCGCTGGTGTTCAAGGCGCGCGACGGCTTCGGCTCCGTGGGCCTGCGGACCGTGCGGAGCGTGGAGGAGCTGGAGCAGCACCTGTCCGAGGCCTTCGCCCCGGGCGCCGGTCCCCGCGAGGACCTGCTGCTGGAGGCGTACGTCCCGGGCCGGATGTGCCACGTGGACGGGGTGGTGGCGGGCGGCCGTACGGTCATGGCCTGGCCCTCGCAGTACCAGTACGAGCTGTCGTCCTTCCAGGCCGACAGCGGCGCCCGGGTGGACCTCACGCTGGACCCGTCGGACCCGCTGTCGCCGAGGCTGCTGGAGCTGGCGCAGGCGGCGCTCGCGGCGCTGGGCGGCCCGGCCGACTTCGCCTTCCACGCAGAGGTGTTCCACACGCCCGACGACCGGCTGGTGGTCTGCGAGGTCGCGGCCCGGCCGGCGGGCGCGCGCATCCGCGAGGTGCTGACCGCCGTCTTCGGGGTGCACCCGGTGGAGCTGGCGTCGCGCGCGCACACGGGACTGCGGCTGCCGGCCCTGGAGCGCCTCCCGGAGGGCGGCCGGCTGGAGCCGCTCCGGATGGCGGGTCAGGTCCTGATGATGAAGCGCCCGGGAACGGTGCGCGGCATCCCGGCCACGCCGGAGGAGCCGTGGGTGGAGTTCTACGGGGTGTTCGCGGAGCCCGGCGAGGTGCTCGCCGAAGCCGCGTTGTCCTCGGACTTCCTGGCCGCGGCGGTCCTGTCGGCGCCGACGCGGGAGGAGTGCGAGAAGCGGCTGCGGGAGCTGGGAGCCCGCTTCGAGGCGGAGATCGTGATCGACTGA
- a CDS encoding ATP-grasp domain-containing protein gives MSARTVTAAAPPATPVTERTMLLVGGTDQHLERAKALGVRVVLLQHPDKINAFQTGLADVLLMVDYTAWDTVRPLAEAAREVWGFDTIVSLTEGGLDMAARLNDHFGFPGTRPEVSRRMRNKCLMRQHLAEHGKLSIHWGRVTDRESLEAFALKAGFPFIVKPTDATASFGLIRVGGAADLEAAWERIEELRGRRTDRGSTLFTVREFLMESYLDGPEFSVEGFSFGGRHVVVAVTEKLVDDTHFAELGHALPARLVPQAYEQVTTAVADFLDTMGVTDGPSHTELRLTSRGPVVIESHNRVGGGHINELVEAAYGIDLLRYGVAWPLGLVEELPEPPIARAGACTRFVLRDPGTVTAVSGVEEVAARPDVLAVEVSVSPGDEVRPLRDNWDRLGFAAVTAADTDAAIALCERLTEEIRIDVTPAHAPAADRGLGVAA, from the coding sequence ATGAGCGCGAGAACCGTGACCGCAGCCGCCCCACCGGCCACACCAGTTACCGAGCGGACGATGCTCCTCGTCGGTGGGACCGACCAGCACCTCGAACGCGCGAAGGCCCTGGGCGTCCGCGTGGTGCTGCTCCAGCACCCGGACAAGATCAACGCCTTCCAGACCGGGCTGGCCGACGTGCTGCTGATGGTCGACTACACCGCGTGGGACACCGTACGGCCGCTGGCCGAGGCGGCCCGCGAGGTCTGGGGGTTCGACACGATCGTCTCCCTCACCGAGGGCGGTCTCGACATGGCGGCGCGGCTGAACGACCACTTCGGCTTCCCGGGCACCCGGCCGGAAGTGAGCCGCAGGATGCGCAACAAGTGCCTGATGCGCCAACACCTGGCGGAACACGGCAAGTTGTCGATCCACTGGGGCCGGGTCACCGACCGCGAGTCGCTGGAGGCTTTCGCCCTGAAGGCGGGCTTCCCGTTCATCGTCAAGCCGACGGACGCGACCGCCAGCTTCGGTCTGATCCGGGTCGGCGGCGCCGCCGACCTGGAAGCGGCGTGGGAGCGGATCGAGGAGCTGCGCGGCCGGCGCACCGACCGCGGATCGACGCTGTTCACGGTGCGCGAGTTCCTGATGGAGTCCTACCTCGACGGCCCCGAGTTCAGCGTGGAGGGGTTCAGCTTCGGCGGCCGCCACGTGGTGGTCGCCGTGACCGAGAAGCTCGTCGACGACACGCACTTCGCGGAGCTGGGCCACGCCCTGCCCGCCCGGCTCGTACCGCAGGCGTACGAGCAGGTCACCACCGCGGTCGCGGACTTCCTCGACACCATGGGCGTGACCGACGGGCCGAGCCACACCGAGTTGCGCCTGACCTCGCGCGGGCCCGTCGTCATCGAGTCCCACAACCGGGTCGGCGGCGGCCACATCAACGAGCTGGTCGAGGCCGCGTACGGGATCGACCTCCTGCGGTACGGCGTCGCCTGGCCGCTGGGCCTGGTCGAGGAACTGCCCGAACCCCCGATCGCCCGCGCCGGCGCCTGCACGCGCTTCGTCCTCCGGGACCCAGGCACGGTCACGGCCGTCTCCGGCGTGGAGGAGGTCGCGGCGCGTCCGGACGTGCTGGCCGTGGAGGTCTCCGTGAGCCCCGGCGACGAGGTCCGGCCGCTGCGGGACAACTGGGACCGGCTCGGCTTCGCCGCGGTGACGGCGGCCGACACCGACGCGGCGATAGCCCTCTGCGAGCGGCTGACCGAGGAGATCCGCATCGACGTGACCCCTGCGCACGCTCCCGCCGCCGACCGCGGACTGGGGGTTGCGGCGTGA
- a CDS encoding ATP-grasp domain-containing protein, which translates to MTHSPTAGRLLMVMPYEQLVRKAVEAGFRVWSIWDPALRPAAYLDKVAAHSEALALVDFEDEAALRTLVARMAVENGIQHVLHLGSESSMAPVVAEAEALGLSPNRAESVRLLNDKNAMRRLLNRNGVSVVRAREAAALGEVEPLLAEFGLPAVVKPANSAGSRGIALVRTAADLAEWTERVKSAGIEGPYIVEDFLEGPEFSVETLTVGGRHEVVGITAKQTSGPPGFVETGHVHPAPLPDVDAQAIRSTVTALLDLAGYAFGPAHTEVILTSAGPRIVESQARLGGDRIPLLVEVATGLDMEAAIFRALAGEDVRTPAPRRYAGVGFFRLPAGRLESVEGLAELGAEEHVHALHFPYGPGDVLPRTTDSGTRHGYAVVDAPSPAEAAERIDAAFAALRTTVTPGTHDTSSTQSTPITSSTPGNVGTPSTPSKKEALS; encoded by the coding sequence ATGACCCACTCCCCCACCGCCGGCCGCCTGCTGATGGTGATGCCGTACGAACAGCTCGTCCGCAAGGCCGTCGAGGCCGGATTCCGGGTCTGGTCCATCTGGGACCCCGCGCTCCGCCCGGCCGCCTACCTCGACAAGGTCGCGGCCCACTCCGAGGCACTGGCCCTGGTCGACTTCGAGGACGAGGCCGCGCTGCGCACGCTCGTGGCCCGGATGGCCGTGGAGAACGGCATCCAGCACGTCCTGCACCTGGGCAGCGAGTCCAGCATGGCCCCGGTGGTCGCCGAAGCCGAGGCGCTCGGTCTGTCGCCCAACCGCGCGGAGTCCGTCAGGCTGCTCAACGACAAGAACGCGATGCGCCGTCTGCTCAACCGCAACGGCGTCTCCGTGGTCCGCGCCCGGGAAGCCGCCGCGCTCGGCGAAGTGGAGCCGTTGCTGGCGGAGTTCGGCCTGCCTGCCGTGGTCAAACCCGCCAACTCGGCGGGCAGTCGCGGGATCGCCCTCGTCCGCACCGCCGCGGACCTCGCGGAGTGGACCGAGCGGGTCAAGTCGGCCGGCATCGAAGGCCCGTACATCGTCGAGGACTTCCTGGAGGGCCCGGAGTTCAGCGTCGAGACCCTGACCGTCGGGGGCAGGCACGAGGTCGTCGGCATCACGGCCAAGCAGACCAGCGGTCCGCCCGGGTTCGTGGAGACCGGGCACGTCCACCCTGCCCCGCTCCCCGACGTCGACGCGCAGGCGATCCGGTCCACCGTCACCGCACTGCTCGACCTGGCCGGCTACGCGTTCGGTCCGGCGCACACCGAGGTCATCCTCACTTCGGCCGGCCCGCGCATCGTGGAGTCGCAGGCCCGGCTGGGCGGTGACCGGATCCCGCTGCTCGTGGAGGTCGCCACCGGCCTCGACATGGAAGCGGCGATCTTCCGGGCCCTGGCCGGCGAGGACGTCAGGACGCCCGCCCCGCGGCGGTACGCCGGCGTCGGCTTCTTCCGGCTGCCCGCCGGGCGCCTGGAGTCCGTCGAGGGCCTGGCGGAGCTCGGCGCCGAGGAGCACGTGCACGCCCTGCACTTCCCGTACGGGCCGGGCGACGTCCTGCCGCGCACCACCGACTCCGGTACCCGGCACGGCTACGCCGTCGTCGACGCCCCGAGCCCCGCCGAAGCCGCCGAGCGGATCGACGCTGCGTTCGCAGCGCTGCGCACCACGGTGACACCCGGCACACACGACACGTCCAGCACGCAGAGCACGCCCATCACGTCCAGCACGCCCGGCAACGTCGGCACTCCCAGCACCCCCAGCAAGAAGGAAGCCTTGTCATGA
- a CDS encoding MFS transporter, which translates to MNFRALHPNIKLRLGVGFVQRLLGIMLMPLMVIHLAALYGAAAAGVLTLVVAAAGIASNFLGGHLADVYGRKPLMVAGEVGAALTFGLLALANSPWWQSGAVTFVLFLLNTCLASAATPAAEAMMIDVSTPENRNFVYTVNYWSINLAFTAGALIGGFFYGEHFTLLLTAAAGLSAATALVTWWWIAESAPESAKDQAAGIPAMLRGYLAVSRDRVFLRLLAAATFSRAIEVQIGYYIAVRLADDFPEQALAGLDRWFPAVDGVAMLGILRAVNTALIVVFALFAGSMFRRLPDRVRLYAGLTVFTAGYMVLAVSNSGWVLIAAAVLLTVGEIANVPVKQALLADLVDPAARTKYLAAYGLNARIGLLIGSLCVTVGAFLSPVGMSLLYAAFGLGAILVYRSLLPLRDARQAAAERAAAEHGEAAAEPEPVEAPSDQNTAAAQPARPVVASARNGATS; encoded by the coding sequence CGGCATCATGCTGATGCCGCTGATGGTCATCCACCTGGCCGCCCTGTACGGGGCTGCCGCGGCGGGCGTGCTCACCCTGGTCGTGGCGGCCGCGGGCATCGCCAGCAACTTCCTCGGCGGCCACCTGGCCGACGTCTACGGCCGCAAACCGCTGATGGTGGCGGGCGAGGTCGGGGCGGCCCTCACCTTCGGGCTGCTGGCCCTGGCCAACTCGCCCTGGTGGCAGTCGGGAGCGGTGACCTTCGTCCTCTTCCTGCTCAACACCTGTCTCGCGAGCGCGGCCACCCCGGCCGCCGAAGCGATGATGATCGACGTCTCCACCCCCGAGAACCGGAACTTCGTCTACACCGTCAACTACTGGTCGATCAACCTGGCGTTCACCGCCGGCGCCCTGATCGGCGGTTTCTTCTACGGCGAGCACTTCACGCTGCTGCTGACCGCCGCGGCCGGACTCTCCGCGGCAACCGCCCTGGTCACCTGGTGGTGGATCGCCGAGAGCGCCCCGGAATCCGCCAAGGACCAGGCGGCCGGCATCCCCGCCATGCTCCGCGGCTACCTCGCGGTCTCCCGGGACCGGGTGTTCCTGCGGCTCCTGGCCGCGGCGACGTTCAGCCGGGCCATCGAGGTGCAGATCGGCTACTACATCGCCGTCCGGCTCGCGGACGACTTCCCCGAGCAGGCGCTGGCCGGACTGGACCGCTGGTTCCCGGCGGTGGACGGCGTCGCGATGCTCGGCATCCTGCGGGCCGTCAACACCGCCCTGATCGTCGTGTTCGCGCTCTTCGCCGGCAGCATGTTCCGCCGGCTGCCCGACCGCGTCCGGCTCTACGCGGGCCTCACGGTCTTCACCGCCGGGTACATGGTCCTCGCCGTCAGCAACAGCGGCTGGGTCCTGATCGCGGCCGCGGTACTGCTGACGGTCGGCGAGATCGCGAACGTGCCGGTCAAGCAGGCGCTGCTCGCCGACCTGGTGGATCCGGCCGCCCGCACCAAGTACCTGGCCGCCTACGGTCTCAACGCCCGCATCGGCCTGCTCATCGGCTCGCTGTGCGTGACCGTCGGGGCCTTCCTCTCGCCGGTCGGCATGAGCCTGCTGTACGCGGCCTTCGGCCTCGGCGCCATCCTCGTCTACCGGTCCCTGCTGCCGCTGCGCGATGCGCGCCAGGCCGCGGCGGAACGGGCCGCCGCGGAGCACGGTGAGGCGGCCGCGGAGCCGGAGCCCGTCGAGGCGCCCTCGGACCAGAACACCGCCGCCGCGCAGCCGGCCCGGCCGGTCGTCGCGTCGGCCCGGAACGGAGCAACGTCATGA